From one Bacteroides intestinalis DSM 17393 genomic stretch:
- the lpxD gene encoding UDP-3-O-(3-hydroxymyristoyl)glucosamine N-acyltransferase: MEFSAKQIATFIQGEIVGDENATVHTFAKIEEGIPGAISFLSNPKYTSYIYETKASIVLVNKDFVPEQEIKATLIKVDNAYESLAKLLNLYEQSKPKRAGIDPLAFVAETAKIGKDVYIAPFACIGEYAEVGDNTMIHPHATVGSGAKVGSDCILYANTTIYHDCRIGNHCILHSGSVIGADGFGFAPTPEGYEKIPQIGIVILEDNVEIGANTCVDRATMGATIVHKGVKLDNLIQVAHNDEIGANTVMAAQVGIAGSTKIGEWCMFGGQVGIAGHIHIGNKVNLGAQSGVPSNIKDGSQLIGTPPMDPKQYFRASVAQRNLPDMLTELRQLRKELNELKQQINK, from the coding sequence ATGGAGTTCTCTGCTAAACAAATTGCAACATTTATCCAAGGAGAAATCGTTGGAGACGAGAATGCAACTGTACATACTTTTGCCAAGATAGAAGAAGGCATCCCCGGTGCTATATCGTTTCTGTCCAACCCCAAATATACATCTTATATCTACGAAACCAAAGCCAGTATCGTACTGGTAAACAAAGACTTCGTTCCTGAACAAGAAATAAAAGCTACTTTAATTAAGGTGGATAATGCCTACGAAAGTTTGGCTAAATTGCTCAACCTTTACGAACAAAGTAAGCCTAAACGTGCTGGTATTGACCCGTTAGCTTTCGTTGCAGAAACTGCTAAAATCGGAAAGGATGTTTACATTGCGCCCTTTGCTTGCATTGGTGAGTATGCAGAAGTAGGAGACAATACAATGATACATCCGCATGCCACTGTAGGCAGTGGTGCCAAAGTGGGCAGCGATTGTATCTTATATGCCAATACAACCATTTATCATGACTGTCGGATAGGCAATCATTGCATCCTACATTCCGGCAGTGTGATCGGTGCGGATGGTTTTGGTTTCGCTCCAACTCCCGAAGGTTACGAAAAAATACCTCAAATCGGTATCGTAATACTGGAAGACAATGTAGAGATAGGCGCAAACACTTGCGTGGACCGTGCTACAATGGGTGCAACCATCGTACACAAAGGTGTGAAACTGGACAACCTGATACAGGTAGCCCACAATGACGAAATCGGTGCAAACACCGTTATGGCAGCGCAAGTGGGCATTGCAGGATCTACCAAAATAGGCGAATGGTGTATGTTCGGCGGTCAGGTAGGCATTGCAGGACATATCCATATCGGAAATAAAGTGAACCTCGGAGCACAGTCCGGTGTTCCCAGTAATATTAAGGATGGCAGCCAGTTAATCGGTACTCCTCCCATGGACCCGAAACAATACTTTAGAGCCTCTGTTGCCCAACGGAACCTGCCGGATATGCTAACAGAACTCCGCCAGCTCCGTAAAGAACTGAATGAATTAAAACAACAAATAAATAAGTAA
- a CDS encoding bifunctional UDP-3-O-[3-hydroxymyristoyl] N-acetylglucosamine deacetylase/3-hydroxyacyl-ACP dehydratase, translated as MLKQKTLKDSFSLSGKGLHTGLDLTVTFNPAPDNHGYKIQRTDVEGQPIIDAVADNVTETTRGTVLSKNGVKVSTVEHGMAALYALGIDNCLIQVNGPEFPILDGSAQYYAKEIERVGTEEQNAVKDFYIIKSKIEFRDEKTGSSIIVLPDENFSLNVLVSYDSTIIPNQFATLEDMSKFKDEVAASRTFVFVREIEPLLQAGLIKGGDLDNAIVIYEREMSQEDFDKLADVMGVPHMDAKQLGYINHKPLVWANECARHKLLDVIGDLALIGKPIKGRIIATRPGHTINNKFARQMRKEIRLHDIQAPTYDCNREPIMDVNRIRELLPHRYPFQLVDKVIEIGANYIVGVKNITANEPFFQGHFPQEPVMPGVLQVEAMAQVGGLLVLNSVDEPERYSTYFMKIDGVKFRQKVVPGDTLIFRVELLAPIRRGISTMKGYAFVGEKVVCEAEFMAQIVKNK; from the coding sequence ATGTTGAAACAAAAGACTCTGAAAGACAGTTTTTCCCTCAGTGGTAAAGGTCTTCACACGGGACTTGACCTGACCGTTACTTTCAATCCGGCTCCGGACAACCACGGATATAAAATCCAGCGCACCGACGTGGAGGGACAACCTATCATTGATGCGGTTGCGGACAACGTGACTGAAACCACTCGCGGCACTGTTCTTTCCAAGAATGGCGTGAAGGTTAGTACTGTAGAGCACGGCATGGCAGCCCTCTATGCCTTAGGCATCGATAACTGCCTGATACAAGTCAACGGTCCCGAGTTTCCCATTCTGGACGGTAGCGCCCAATACTATGCAAAAGAGATAGAGCGCGTCGGTACAGAAGAACAAAACGCCGTTAAAGATTTCTATATTATCAAGTCAAAGATCGAGTTCCGCGATGAAAAGACTGGTTCTTCCATCATCGTGTTGCCCGACGAGAACTTCAGTCTGAATGTGCTGGTATCTTACGACTCGACCATCATTCCCAACCAGTTTGCAACTCTGGAGGATATGTCAAAGTTCAAAGACGAAGTAGCTGCCAGCCGCACATTCGTATTTGTACGCGAAATAGAGCCATTATTGCAAGCCGGCCTTATCAAAGGGGGGGATCTGGACAATGCTATCGTAATCTACGAACGTGAAATGTCTCAGGAAGACTTCGATAAACTGGCCGACGTAATGGGGGTTCCCCACATGGATGCCAAACAATTGGGTTACATCAACCACAAACCACTGGTATGGGCCAATGAATGTGCCCGTCACAAACTGCTCGACGTAATCGGTGACTTGGCTTTGATAGGCAAACCCATCAAGGGACGTATCATCGCTACCCGTCCGGGACATACCATTAATAACAAGTTCGCCCGCCAGATGCGTAAGGAAATCCGCCTGCACGATATACAGGCTCCGACTTACGACTGTAACCGCGAACCCATCATGGATGTAAACCGTATCCGCGAACTGTTGCCGCACCGTTACCCATTCCAATTAGTGGACAAGGTGATTGAAATAGGTGCCAATTATATTGTAGGCGTGAAGAATATCACCGCCAACGAGCCTTTCTTCCAAGGACACTTCCCACAGGAACCGGTAATGCCGGGTGTATTACAGGTTGAAGCTATGGCACAGGTAGGCGGCCTGCTTGTATTGAACTCCGTAGACGAACCCGAACGCTATTCTACCTATTTCATGAAGATAGATGGTGTGAAGTTCCGTCAGAAGGTAGTGCCGGGTGATACCCTTATCTTCCGTGTGGAACTACTTGCACCTATCCGCCGTGGCATTTCCACGATGAAAGGTTATGCGTTCGTAGGCGAGAAAGTGGTTTGCGAGGCAGAGTTTATGGCACAAATAGTTAAGAACAAATAA
- the lpxA gene encoding acyl-ACP--UDP-N-acetylglucosamine O-acyltransferase, producing MISPLAYIHPEAKIGENVEIAPFVFIDKNVVIGDNNKIMANANILYGSRIGNGNTIFPGAVIGAIPQDLKFQGEESTAEIGDNNTIRENVTINRGTAAKGRTIIGNNNLLMEGVHVAHDALVGNYCIIGNSTKMAGEIVIDDFSIISANVLMHQFCRVGGYGMIQGGCRFSKDIPPYIIAGREPIAYSGINIIGLRRRGFSNKTIENIHNAYRIIYQSGLNTSDALKKIEEEIPTSPEIEYIVSFIRDSERGIIR from the coding sequence ATGATAAGTCCCTTAGCGTATATTCATCCCGAGGCAAAAATCGGGGAAAACGTAGAGATTGCTCCTTTTGTATTCATCGACAAGAATGTGGTAATCGGCGATAACAACAAGATTATGGCAAATGCCAACATTCTGTACGGTTCACGTATCGGCAATGGAAATACTATTTTTCCGGGAGCTGTTATCGGTGCTATCCCTCAGGATCTGAAATTTCAGGGAGAAGAGAGTACCGCTGAAATCGGTGACAACAATACCATTCGTGAAAATGTCACCATCAATCGCGGTACGGCTGCCAAAGGCAGAACCATTATCGGTAACAACAACCTGTTGATGGAAGGTGTGCATGTAGCTCATGACGCTCTTGTCGGTAATTACTGTATCATAGGTAACTCTACCAAAATGGCAGGTGAGATAGTTATAGACGATTTCTCCATTATCAGCGCTAATGTATTGATGCATCAATTCTGCCGTGTAGGTGGATATGGCATGATACAAGGCGGGTGCCGTTTCAGTAAGGATATTCCGCCATACATCATTGCAGGTCGGGAACCGATTGCTTACAGTGGTATCAACATTATCGGGTTGCGTCGTCGCGGGTTCTCCAATAAAACCATTGAGAACATACACAATGCATACCGTATCATTTACCAAAGTGGCTTGAACACTTCAGATGCATTAAAGAAAATAGAAGAAGAAATTCCGACGAGCCCGGAAATAGAATATATTGTCAGCTTCATCCGTGACTCCGAACGTGGTATTATTAGGTGA
- a CDS encoding IS1096 element passenger TnpR family protein, with translation MIYRFTLISDEVDDFVREIQIDPEATFYDFHEAIVKSVGYTNDQMTSFFICDDDWEKEKEITLEEMDDNPEMDSWVMKDTTISELIEDEKQKLLYVFDYMTERCFFIELSEIITGKEMKGAKCTKKEGDAPKQTIDFEEMAANSGSLDLDENFYGDQDFDLEDFDQEGFDIGRGEGGTPFEEEKF, from the coding sequence ATGATATACAGATTTACACTTATCTCCGATGAAGTGGACGACTTCGTAAGAGAAATACAAATTGACCCGGAAGCTACATTCTACGACTTCCATGAGGCTATAGTGAAGTCAGTAGGCTATACTAACGACCAGATGACTTCTTTCTTCATCTGTGATGATGATTGGGAAAAAGAAAAGGAAATCACACTGGAAGAGATGGATGACAATCCGGAAATGGACAGTTGGGTAATGAAAGACACCACTATCAGCGAACTGATAGAAGATGAAAAGCAGAAGTTACTCTATGTGTTCGACTACATGACAGAACGCTGTTTCTTCATTGAACTTTCCGAGATCATTACCGGAAAGGAAATGAAAGGTGCCAAGTGTACCAAAAAGGAAGGCGATGCCCCGAAACAGACTATTGACTTCGAAGAAATGGCAGCCAACAGCGGATCACTCGATCTGGATGAAAACTTCTATGGAGACCAGGACTTTGATTTGGAAGATTTCGACCAGGAAGGTTTTGACATAGGCAGAGGTGAAGGTGGCACACCGTTCGAGGAAGAAAAGTTCTAA
- the miaA gene encoding tRNA (adenosine(37)-N6)-dimethylallyltransferase MiaA: MKTLIVLIGPTGVGKTELSLRLAEHYQTCIVSADSRQLYADLKIGTAAPTPEQLQRVKHYLVGTLQLTDYYSAAQYETEVLKLLEILFTEQDIVLLTGGSMMYVDAVCKGIDDIPTVDAETRQVMLHKYETEGLERLCAELKLLDPEYYRIVDLKNPKRVIHALEICYMTGKTYTSFRTQQKKERPFRIIKIGLTRDREELYERINRRVEIMIEDGLEEEARKVYPYRALNSLNTVGYKEMFKYLDGEWTLPFAIEKIQQNSRIYSRKQMTWFRKDEEIRWFHPEQETEILAYLRSVM; the protein is encoded by the coding sequence ATGAAAACCCTGATAGTGCTTATTGGACCGACCGGAGTCGGAAAGACCGAACTCAGCCTGCGGCTGGCTGAGCATTACCAAACTTGCATCGTTTCCGCAGACTCCCGGCAACTCTATGCCGACTTGAAAATAGGAACGGCAGCCCCTACCCCCGAGCAACTGCAACGCGTGAAACATTACCTCGTAGGAACCTTGCAACTCACCGATTATTACAGTGCCGCCCAATATGAAACGGAGGTACTGAAGCTTCTGGAAATCTTATTTACCGAACAGGATATAGTATTGCTTACTGGCGGTTCTATGATGTATGTGGATGCCGTTTGCAAAGGCATTGATGATATTCCGACCGTAGATGCTGAAACACGCCAAGTGATGCTGCATAAGTATGAAACGGAAGGTCTGGAAAGATTGTGCGCAGAGCTAAAGTTACTCGACCCGGAATACTACAGAATAGTGGATCTGAAGAATCCTAAACGTGTAATCCATGCACTGGAGATATGCTATATGACTGGAAAAACTTACACTTCATTCCGCACCCAACAGAAAAAAGAGCGCCCCTTCCGCATCATCAAAATAGGATTGACGCGCGATCGGGAAGAACTTTACGAACGCATAAACCGACGGGTAGAGATTATGATAGAGGATGGCCTGGAAGAAGAAGCCAGAAAGGTATATCCTTACCGGGCACTTAATTCATTGAATACGGTAGGTTATAAAGAAATGTTCAAATATCTGGACGGAGAATGGACCTTGCCTTTTGCCATAGAGAAAATCCAACAGAACTCCCGCATCTATTCGCGCAAGCAAATGACATGGTTCAGGAAAGATGAAGAAATCCGTTGGTTCCATCCGGAACAAGAAACGGAGATACTAGCGTACCTCCGTTCGGTAATGTAA
- a CDS encoding carcinine hydrolase/isopenicillin-N N-acyltransferase family protein, which produces MLKQISLLILCAVAIVLFATPVHACTSAVVSGKVTLDGRPLLWKNRDTDFMRNHVDYVKGERYDFIAVVNSANAYLKEAWMGTNSAGFALMNTQSYNLVDVKGDEERGAANGRVIYRALEVCATVEDFCHFLDTISKPSDIEANFGVIDAQGGAAMFEVDYYKYVMYDANNPKDAPYGYIARTNFSFAGKVNEGAGYVRYMEADQVLMKASATGNITPQFIFNDLSRSFRNRMLDIDLRSGGYNRPQASGWFIDQDFIPRSSTSCSVVVQGVKPGVKAELTTMWTLLGYPPTGIAVPLWVKDAGKLLPGMVRFNREHEAALLSDWSLRLADRVFSYKQGMGTGRYLNWERLYSPGKGDGYMTVITEVEDEVFRTTKPLLEEWYKKGSLDTQAIPKLYDELESSIRMIYQSLLESE; this is translated from the coding sequence ATGTTGAAACAAATATCCTTATTAATCCTGTGTGCGGTAGCAATCGTTTTGTTCGCTACTCCTGTGCATGCTTGTACTTCTGCTGTTGTATCGGGTAAAGTGACACTCGATGGGCGCCCTCTGCTTTGGAAAAACCGTGATACGGACTTTATGCGAAATCATGTTGACTATGTGAAAGGCGAGAGGTATGACTTTATTGCTGTAGTGAATAGTGCCAATGCATATCTGAAAGAGGCATGGATGGGAACTAACTCTGCAGGATTCGCTTTGATGAATACACAATCGTATAACTTGGTGGATGTAAAAGGTGATGAAGAACGGGGAGCCGCCAATGGGCGTGTTATTTATCGTGCACTTGAAGTTTGTGCTACGGTAGAGGACTTCTGTCATTTTCTGGATACCATTTCCAAGCCCAGTGATATCGAAGCTAATTTTGGTGTAATCGATGCACAAGGTGGTGCAGCTATGTTTGAAGTAGATTATTATAAATATGTGATGTATGATGCCAATAACCCGAAGGATGCTCCTTATGGTTATATTGCCCGTACTAACTTCTCTTTTGCAGGTAAGGTGAACGAGGGGGCCGGCTATGTGCGCTATATGGAAGCAGACCAGGTGCTGATGAAAGCTTCGGCTACAGGTAACATTACCCCACAGTTTATTTTCAATGATTTATCCCGTTCGTTCCGTAACCGTATGCTGGATATTGATTTGCGTAGCGGGGGGTATAATCGTCCTCAGGCATCGGGCTGGTTTATAGATCAGGACTTCATTCCGCGTAGCAGTACATCGTGTTCGGTGGTGGTACAGGGGGTAAAACCGGGTGTGAAGGCCGAACTGACTACCATGTGGACCCTGTTAGGGTATCCTCCTACCGGTATAGCTGTCCCGCTGTGGGTGAAAGATGCCGGTAAACTTCTTCCCGGAATGGTACGTTTTAACAGAGAACATGAGGCAGCTCTGCTCAGTGATTGGTCACTTCGCTTGGCAGACAGAGTTTTCAGCTATAAGCAGGGAATGGGCACCGGACGTTATCTGAATTGGGAGAGGTTGTATAGTCCTGGGAAAGGTGACGGTTATATGACAGTGATTACTGAAGTGGAAGATGAAGTATTCCGTACGACGAAGCCATTGCTGGAAGAGTGGTACAAAAAAGGAAGCCTCGATACCCAAGCAATACCGAAGCTGTATGACGAACTGGAGTCATCCATTAGAATGATTTATCAGAGTTTACTGGAATCAGAATAG
- a CDS encoding peroxiredoxin family protein, with protein MKPLIPLAIFIFILTVSSCTTAPNFRIDATTQGIQIGDTLILTHHLLPDWKEGDRDTFIATKEGKFSFCKQTDETKLYIITYHPSQTEPLRYCNRGFVFYARPGDHLKVKGNVEFFPAMHKEGGMYDDPRLQRILTLEDSITVEQNKIYRKLYYFANLRGTPQANPDSMMYYNQAYSQCRSSELSEALKEFRNTADDSEYAAWEYLQAVNRVSYSEAAERFTRFTPEIKSSTIGRKLEQLLKVMKNIEPGNTPSEFTVITSDSARISLSDYRGKYLLIYHWGYGCPGTTWVHPRLLKLYEEYHDKGFEILGFTGDKQPETLSQDSEVASLFYPPWATVYTNQKENSFIADDYYFNGVPILMVISPEGKTLLRGYSGIYQPLKELLEKEMGK; from the coding sequence ATGAAACCACTTATTCCACTGGCAATATTTATATTCATTCTCACAGTCAGTTCTTGCACTACGGCACCTAATTTCCGAATAGATGCTACAACGCAGGGAATACAAATCGGAGACACACTTATTCTTACCCACCATCTACTACCGGACTGGAAAGAAGGCGACCGTGATACTTTCATAGCAACAAAAGAAGGAAAATTTTCTTTCTGCAAACAGACGGATGAGACAAAGCTTTACATCATAACCTACCATCCTTCTCAAACGGAACCTTTAAGATATTGCAATCGTGGCTTTGTATTCTATGCCCGTCCGGGCGATCATCTGAAAGTAAAGGGGAATGTAGAGTTCTTTCCTGCCATGCACAAAGAGGGCGGAATGTATGATGATCCGCGTTTACAACGCATCCTAACCCTGGAAGATAGTATAACAGTGGAACAAAACAAAATATATCGCAAACTATACTATTTTGCAAACCTGCGAGGCACCCCACAGGCCAATCCCGACTCTATGATGTATTATAACCAAGCATACAGTCAATGCCGTTCCAGCGAACTAAGTGAAGCTCTGAAAGAATTCCGCAATACGGCAGATGACAGTGAATATGCCGCTTGGGAATATCTGCAAGCCGTAAACAGAGTCTCTTATTCGGAAGCTGCAGAAAGATTCACTCGTTTTACTCCCGAAATTAAATCATCGACTATCGGGAGAAAACTGGAACAGTTGCTCAAGGTCATGAAAAATATAGAACCGGGAAACACCCCAAGCGAGTTTACCGTAATCACTTCTGATAGTGCCCGTATTTCTTTGTCGGACTACCGTGGTAAATATTTACTTATTTATCATTGGGGATATGGATGTCCTGGAACTACCTGGGTACATCCGCGCTTATTGAAACTCTACGAGGAATACCACGATAAAGGTTTTGAAATCTTAGGATTCACTGGCGATAAGCAACCAGAAACTCTTTCTCAAGACTCAGAAGTTGCTTCACTGTTTTATCCACCCTGGGCCACTGTATATACAAATCAAAAGGAAAATAGCTTTATTGCCGATGATTATTACTTCAACGGAGTTCCTATCCTGATGGTTATCTCACCCGAAGGAAAAACTCTTCTGAGGGGATATAGCGGCATCTATCAGCCCCTCAAAGAATTATTAGAAAAGGAGATGGGTAAATAA
- a CDS encoding TonB-dependent receptor plug domain-containing protein: protein MRQRKQIHQGYSFFWGVFLLLVMSAAISIHAEAPFMKELVIFKDTLKNDTLVTQSPKKDGTLVIRDRIPIPSNEPLYIVNGLELPYEIFAALNPMHIESIDILKDASATAIYGTRGINGVIVLKLKTPQQMKEEKTIKQIDELLKPRGVDRRNARYYINGKEVPASTAYQTNIEQMEVKTGADGTLEIYIKPMIFIRGEYE, encoded by the coding sequence ATGAGACAAAGAAAACAAATTCACCAGGGATATAGCTTCTTTTGGGGAGTATTTCTATTATTAGTAATGTCTGCCGCTATATCTATTCATGCTGAAGCCCCTTTCATGAAGGAGCTTGTAATTTTCAAAGATACTTTGAAGAATGACACACTTGTGACACAGTCTCCGAAGAAAGATGGTACATTGGTTATCAGAGACCGTATTCCTATTCCATCCAATGAGCCTTTATACATTGTAAATGGGTTAGAGCTTCCTTATGAAATCTTTGCGGCATTGAATCCTATGCACATTGAAAGCATTGATATTTTGAAAGATGCTTCGGCTACTGCTATTTATGGTACACGTGGAATAAATGGAGTCATAGTTCTGAAACTGAAAACTCCACAGCAAATGAAGGAAGAAAAAACGATTAAGCAGATTGATGAGTTGCTGAAACCGAGAGGTGTTGACAGGCGAAATGCACGTTATTATATTAATGGAAAAGAAGTTCCGGCCAGCACTGCGTATCAAACGAACATCGAACAAATGGAAGTGAAAACCGGTGCAGACGGAACTTTGGAAATCTATATTAAACCAATGATTTTCATAAGGGGAGAATATGAATAA
- a CDS encoding TlpA family protein disulfide reductase: protein MERNSLFLFLFMMFVWAGLCSAQTTGDKFVLIDGCFFNGMPPGVRNDEGAQMIMLTDEKGHTALEIRLNKGKKLPDYAMKYRVPVEKVPGGEELLMISRSGTQKPMAVAGSNTITLDKWVGRPFPDFEVKDTAGRVWTKADILGKPFVLNYWHTGCRPCIKEMPDLNEWMKICPNVTYFSTTWNTPEQIKKIVENRPFLFTHIADELFFFNLFKVQVTPTTVLVDKKGIIRYWEEGTSESKRAYLLDRLKELSAE from the coding sequence ATGGAAAGGAATTCTCTCTTTTTGTTTCTCTTTATGATGTTTGTTTGGGCGGGGCTTTGCTCTGCCCAGACTACTGGTGACAAGTTTGTTCTCATTGACGGATGCTTTTTCAATGGCATGCCACCGGGAGTTCGGAATGATGAAGGAGCTCAAATGATTATGTTGACAGATGAAAAAGGACATACAGCATTGGAGATACGTCTGAATAAGGGGAAAAAATTACCGGATTATGCGATGAAATACCGGGTTCCGGTAGAAAAAGTACCCGGAGGGGAGGAGCTATTGATGATCTCACGTTCCGGGACACAAAAACCGATGGCGGTTGCCGGAAGTAATACGATTACTCTTGATAAATGGGTAGGTAGGCCATTTCCGGATTTTGAAGTAAAGGATACGGCAGGACGGGTATGGACAAAAGCGGATATTCTCGGAAAGCCTTTTGTGCTGAACTATTGGCATACAGGTTGCCGGCCTTGTATCAAAGAGATGCCGGATTTGAATGAATGGATGAAGATCTGCCCGAATGTGACTTATTTTTCTACGACTTGGAATACGCCGGAACAAATAAAGAAGATTGTGGAGAACCGTCCTTTCCTTTTTACGCATATTGCCGATGAATTATTTTTCTTCAATCTGTTTAAAGTACAGGTTACACCGACTACAGTGTTGGTAGATAAGAAAGGTATTATCCGCTATTGGGAAGAAGGTACAAGCGAGAGTAAACGAGCATATCTGCTTGATAGGTTAAAGGAATTATCTGCTGAATAA
- a CDS encoding M56 family metallopeptidase, with protein MGIFFVYILKSSVCLVVFYLFYRLLLSRETFHRFNRVALLSILLLSCLLPLVEVTVEEQTEVHQTMMTLEQWLMLADMMNTADTTDLQAEEVTVTWIQVALLVYLAGILLFALRNGYSLLKLGGLLKSGRKENLSKYIDGGEKVTLIVHDRDIAPFSWMKCIVISEKDLDENGREILIHELAHIQNRHSWDLLVADICIFFQWFNPASWLLKQELQNIHEYEADETVIEKGVDAKQYQLLLIKKAVGTRLYSMANSFNHSKLKKRITMMLKEKSNPWAKLKYLYILPVAAIAVTAFARPEISETAEEISAVKVNDLTAIVEAKAIKSTEESVQISTVSQDTVKVNYVPTEVSRKLQGTAVFEVVEEMPEFPGGVDAMMEYLQKELRYPESAKEKGIQGRVTVQFIIDKEGNVTNSKVTRSVDKDMDAEAIRLVKAMPKWKPGMQKGKAVAVKYTVPVVFRLEGGKTVNSQVTVNSKVSEFSVQGMNNPLYIVDGKEVTSSILSALDVNKIESMTVLKNESATEVYGEKGKNGVILITLKGSAEKSITLSNKSSVVNVPGLKGVYLNNRRAEWEDVDIFVDGEKIEMAGRALDEVVPPNRIESISVEKERNEAGRGKIYITTKAKEGVEKTSVRGDMKVEGFVQDKDGEPIVGATVLIEGTNMGTVTDVDGRFVMSASKEDKLVVSYIGMKGTKVKVASKVTITLKDE; from the coding sequence ATGGGAATTTTCTTTGTCTATATACTGAAGTCGTCAGTTTGTCTGGTGGTATTTTATTTATTCTACCGATTATTGCTGAGTCGCGAAACGTTTCATCGTTTCAACCGGGTGGCGCTACTGAGCATTCTGTTGTTATCGTGCCTTTTACCATTGGTAGAGGTAACCGTAGAGGAGCAGACAGAAGTTCATCAAACCATGATGACTTTAGAACAGTGGCTGATGCTGGCAGATATGATGAACACGGCTGATACTACGGATTTGCAGGCAGAGGAAGTGACGGTGACTTGGATACAGGTTGCATTGTTGGTGTATCTGGCAGGAATTTTACTCTTTGCCCTACGCAACGGATATTCATTGTTGAAATTAGGCGGGTTACTAAAATCTGGTAGGAAAGAGAACTTAAGTAAATATATCGATGGGGGAGAGAAAGTGACCCTGATAGTACACGACCGTGATATAGCTCCGTTCAGTTGGATGAAATGTATCGTTATTTCGGAAAAAGATCTGGATGAGAATGGTCGGGAGATACTTATTCATGAATTGGCTCATATTCAAAATCGGCATTCATGGGACTTACTGGTGGCGGATATCTGTATCTTCTTCCAGTGGTTCAATCCGGCTTCATGGTTGCTGAAACAGGAGTTGCAGAATATCCATGAGTACGAGGCTGATGAAACGGTTATTGAAAAAGGCGTTGACGCGAAGCAATATCAACTATTATTAATCAAAAAAGCTGTCGGCACAAGGCTCTACTCTATGGCCAACAGCTTTAATCACAGTAAACTTAAAAAACGTATCACTATGATGTTAAAAGAAAAATCGAATCCGTGGGCAAAATTGAAGTATTTATATATACTTCCGGTAGCAGCTATTGCAGTAACAGCTTTTGCCCGTCCTGAAATCTCAGAAACTGCAGAAGAGATTTCTGCCGTCAAAGTTAATGATTTGACAGCAATTGTGGAAGCAAAAGCCATAAAAAGTACGGAAGAGTCAGTGCAGATAAGTACTGTGTCGCAAGATACGGTAAAGGTGAATTATGTACCAACAGAAGTGAGTCGGAAGTTGCAAGGTACAGCGGTCTTTGAAGTGGTGGAAGAAATGCCGGAATTTCCAGGTGGTGTGGATGCCATGATGGAATATCTCCAGAAGGAGCTGCGTTATCCGGAGTCTGCAAAAGAAAAAGGGATTCAGGGGCGTGTGACGGTACAATTCATTATTGATAAAGAAGGAAATGTGACGAATTCTAAAGTAACCCGTTCGGTAGATAAGGATATGGATGCTGAAGCTATCCGGTTGGTAAAGGCAATGCCGAAATGGAAACCAGGTATGCAGAAAGGGAAGGCGGTAGCAGTGAAGTATACGGTTCCGGTGGTATTTAGGCTGGAAGGTGGAAAGACGGTAAATTCACAGGTGACTGTGAACTCGAAGGTGTCAGAATTCTCGGTTCAAGGTATGAATAATCCTTTGTACATTGTTGACGGTAAAGAAGTCACTTCGTCAATCCTTTCTGCTTTAGATGTGAATAAGATAGAGAGTATGACTGTTCTGAAAAACGAATCGGCTACTGAAGTGTATGGTGAGAAAGGAAAGAATGGTGTAATCCTAATTACTCTGAAAGGAAGCGCTGAGAAGTCTATTACCTTATCAAATAAAAGTTCAGTAGTTAACGTACCTGGATTGAAAGGTGTTTATTTGAATAACCGAAGGGCAGAGTGGGAGGATGTAGATATATTTGTTGATGGTGAGAAGATAGAAATGGCTGGGAGAGCATTGGATGAAGTTGTACCTCCTAATCGGATTGAAAGTATCAGTGTTGAGAAAGAAAGAAATGAAGCTGGAAGAGGTAAAATTTATATTACTACAAAGGCAAAAGAAGGTGTTGAGAAAACGTCTGTTCGGGGTGATATGAAAGTAGAAGGTTTTGTACAGGATAAGGATGGAGAGCCTATTGTGGGGGCTACTGTTCTTATTGAAGGAACCAATATGGGAACAGTCACCGATGTAGATGGACGTTTTGTAATGTCTGCTTCAAAAGAGGATAAGTTGGTGGTTTCTTATATTGGTATGAAGGGTACCAAGGTAAAAGTTGCATCGAAAGTGACGATTACTTTAAAAGATGAATAA